A genomic stretch from Astatotilapia calliptera chromosome 4, fAstCal1.2, whole genome shotgun sequence includes:
- the LOC113021401 gene encoding uncharacterized protein LOC113021401, translating into MLQYKKPEHRVTVTKTISLLSTGRSSQSEAEDRAGLRLWNRPLHDDASSPTTQSPGSRTGSKLKGLPLTLFSAPLHRFIMGLPTHRQCSIEIQNKTTTFTLCNPRMHIVSGSCSSPLPPTLSPYENGNALFIKKPHTACGSVTVFTYDLQHVSTLQFNGRVAVMFSVPYDFNFYSNWYAVGVFDMDKACDQHLYDEMYNKSEQKFVRGKAKGPSLTYRGAYITVRATMSDTYQPILKVAICNN; encoded by the exons ATGCTTCAGTATAAAAAGCCTGAGCACAGAGTCACAGTAACAAAGACTATCAGTCTTCTCTCAACAGGACGAAGCAG CCAATCTGAAGCTGAGGACAGGGCTGGACTGCGTCTCTGGAACCGTCCCCTGCATGATGATGCTAGCTCACCAACAACCCAGAGTCCAGGATCCAGGACAGGGAGTAAACTGAAAGGACTTCCTCTGACTCTGTTTTCTGCTCCCCTGCACAGGTTCATCATGGGTCTCCCAACTCACCGTCAGTGCAGCATCGAGATCCAGAACAAGACCACGACGTTCACCCTGTGCAACCCACG CATGCACATTGTGAGCGGCTCCTGCAGCTCGCCCCTGCCTCCCACGCTCAGCCCCTACGAGAACGGCAACGCCCTCTTCATCAAGAAGCCTCACACGGCGTGTGGCTCTGTGACCGTCTTCACCTACGACCTCCAGCACGTGTCCACCCTGCAGTTCAACGGCAGGGTCGCAGTGATGTTCTCGGTGCCGTACGACTTCAACTTCTACTCCAACTGGTACGCGGTGGGAGTCTTCGACATGGACAAAGCCTGCGACCAGCACCTTTACGACGAGATGTACAACAAGTCGGAGCAAAAGTTTGTCAGGGGCAAAGCCAAGGGGCCGAGTCTGACCTACAGGGGGGCCTACATCACTGTCAGGGCCACCATGTCCGACACCTACCAGCCCATCCTCAAGGTCGCCATCTGCAATAACTGA